The Sphingomonas sanxanigenens DSM 19645 = NX02 genome includes a region encoding these proteins:
- a CDS encoding PAS domain S-box protein, with protein sequence MVAGSETQVKRSQALASILTVTTVLIAIVARYTLKPWLVAGEPYFLFCVAVLFAAIAGGARQALLAAILSVVAATVLELAEPSTMFDTISVVTALVLAGGIILFAAGNAPWQRRSRQENERVAARLREGAAAAEELNLLIDGAEGYAIYMLDPGGRVTIWNEGAERLKGWSEAEIVGKDCSIFYPLDAVEAGKPSADLARARELGKFEEEDWRVRKDGSEFLAHVSITALHNEDGTLRGFGKVVRDATQQRAAERALQANASHLRSILATVPDAMVVIDEQGSILSFSTAAEKLFGYAETEVVGSNVSRLMPSPDRERHDGYLERYLVSGERRIIGIGRMVLASRRDGSTFPMELSVGEATSDKQRVFTGFIRDLSERHETEERLEELQSKLIHVARVSAMGTMASTLAHELNQPITAVANYVEAVRDLLAEGNPDDLPMITEALNDAAGEAIRAGHIVRRLRDFVARGEVEKTVENLPDLIAEAAALGLIGAKEKGVRSHFDFDAGAALVLVDKVQIQQVLINLVRNAVEAMANSPEREIWVCTRKEEDGMVRVTVADTGPGVAEHVAQQLFTAFVTTKSEGMGLGLSICRTIVEANGGRIFLEPRKGGGSQFHFTLVGADAENMNDG encoded by the coding sequence ATGGTGGCCGGTAGTGAGACACAGGTGAAGCGCTCCCAGGCGTTGGCGTCGATCCTCACGGTAACCACAGTCCTGATCGCAATCGTTGCTCGCTACACGCTTAAACCCTGGCTCGTTGCCGGCGAGCCGTATTTCCTCTTCTGCGTGGCCGTGTTGTTCGCTGCTATCGCCGGGGGCGCGCGCCAGGCGCTGCTCGCTGCGATCCTGTCGGTTGTCGCTGCAACGGTGCTCGAACTGGCCGAACCGTCCACCATGTTCGATACGATCAGCGTTGTAACAGCCCTGGTGCTGGCCGGCGGCATCATATTGTTCGCCGCGGGCAATGCGCCCTGGCAGCGGCGTTCACGCCAGGAGAATGAGCGAGTCGCGGCCCGTCTGCGTGAGGGAGCGGCCGCTGCCGAAGAATTGAATCTGTTGATAGACGGCGCGGAGGGTTATGCGATCTACATGCTGGATCCCGGGGGCCGGGTCACGATCTGGAACGAGGGTGCCGAGAGGCTGAAAGGCTGGAGCGAGGCAGAGATCGTCGGCAAGGATTGCTCGATTTTCTATCCCCTCGACGCAGTGGAGGCAGGCAAGCCAAGCGCAGATCTTGCGCGCGCACGGGAGCTGGGCAAATTCGAGGAAGAGGACTGGCGGGTCCGCAAGGACGGTTCGGAGTTCCTGGCGCACGTCTCGATTACTGCGCTGCACAACGAGGATGGCACGCTTCGCGGGTTCGGCAAGGTCGTGCGCGACGCCACCCAGCAGCGGGCTGCGGAAAGGGCGCTGCAAGCAAATGCCAGCCACCTGCGCTCCATCCTGGCAACGGTCCCCGATGCGATGGTCGTTATCGATGAGCAGGGCAGCATCCTTTCCTTCAGCACTGCCGCCGAAAAGCTTTTTGGCTATGCGGAAACCGAGGTTGTCGGATCGAATGTCAGCCGGCTCATGCCGTCGCCAGATAGAGAGCGGCATGACGGCTATCTCGAACGCTATCTTGTCAGCGGCGAACGCAGGATAATCGGTATTGGCCGCATGGTTCTGGCCAGTCGGCGTGATGGCTCGACCTTTCCCATGGAGCTCTCGGTGGGTGAGGCGACCAGCGACAAGCAGCGCGTGTTCACTGGCTTCATACGCGATCTTTCCGAGCGACACGAGACGGAGGAACGTCTTGAGGAGTTGCAATCCAAACTCATCCATGTCGCCCGCGTCAGCGCGATGGGTACGATGGCGTCGACCCTGGCACATGAACTCAACCAGCCGATCACGGCGGTTGCGAACTATGTGGAGGCTGTGCGGGATTTGCTGGCCGAGGGCAATCCCGACGATCTGCCGATGATCACCGAGGCGCTGAATGATGCAGCAGGCGAAGCGATCCGCGCGGGACATATCGTTAGGCGGCTGCGTGATTTTGTCGCACGCGGCGAAGTCGAGAAGACGGTTGAGAACCTGCCTGACCTGATCGCGGAGGCGGCAGCGCTCGGATTGATCGGTGCGAAGGAGAAGGGCGTTCGGTCCCATTTCGATTTCGACGCTGGCGCAGCGCTGGTACTGGTCGACAAGGTGCAGATACAGCAGGTTCTGATCAACCTCGTCCGCAACGCGGTCGAGGCGATGGCAAACTCGCCTGAGCGCGAGATATGGGTCTGCACGCGGAAGGAAGAAGACGGGATGGTCCGCGTCACGGTGGCGGACACGGGCCCGGGTGTCGCTGAGCATGTTGCACAGCAGTTGTTCACCGCCTTCGTGACCACGAAGAGCGAAGGTATGGGCCTTGGGCTGTCGATCTGCCGGACGATCGTCGAGGCCAATGGGGGACGAATTTTTCTTGAGCCGCGCAAGGGGGGCGGATCGCAGTTTCATTTCACGCTCGTCGGAGCGGACGCGGAGAATATGAATGACGGATAG
- a CDS encoding ATP-binding cassette domain-containing protein, with protein sequence MTDILLDIRNLHVSADGLPVLHGVNLTIPTGETHVLFGPNGSGKSSLLATIMGLSPYRVTAGEIWFKGQRVDLLPVDQRAQMGLGMSFQRPPALDGVTVEAFTAAIGSTALLEAEASALDFGSFAERDVNVASRAARSNGGRS encoded by the coding sequence TTGACCGATATCCTTTTGGACATCCGCAATCTGCATGTGTCAGCGGACGGCCTGCCTGTCCTGCACGGCGTGAATCTCACGATCCCGACCGGCGAGACGCATGTGCTGTTCGGCCCGAACGGATCGGGCAAATCGTCGCTTCTCGCGACGATCATGGGTCTTTCGCCCTATCGGGTCACGGCGGGAGAGATCTGGTTCAAGGGTCAGCGTGTCGATCTGCTCCCCGTGGATCAGCGAGCGCAGATGGGCCTCGGCATGTCGTTCCAGCGTCCGCCGGCTTTGGACGGCGTTACGGTCGAGGCCTTCACGGCAGCGATCGGGTCCACCGCGCTGCTGGAAGCGGAAGCCTCGGCGCTCGATTTTGGGAGTTTTGCCGAACGCGATGTCAATGTCGCTTCTCGGGCGGCGAGATCAAACGGTGGGAGATCCTGA
- a CDS encoding SufD family Fe-S cluster assembly protein, which produces MATPLDADISPEEKQQLTPVGYSIEGEHSATCVLVNQEVRHITVNDPDVEILPLSDALARYDWVQDLMFNLIDPAENEHVAQAAESRHAPVGHFIRIRKGAKVQLPVQVFTLLETPQGRQFHHNITVVEEGAEVEMISGSAVPASVHAGHHLSISETYLREGATCRSVSIEHWGSAMEVHSYARTHVGKDARIIENNIQVAPLKHHFSQSRTVIEDGGVANDQSVIFAPDGTERVMESEIHLKGVGARSESITRMVTGGGTISNRTTLVGEGRNTRGFLGCNGLKLTDDGEILSVPALRARNAQAQLSHEASIGMIDQSKLSYLMASGMSEDAARDLIIQGFLNLDVQQLPAAIRIEVSRTIAAANSGSM; this is translated from the coding sequence ATGGCCACTCCACTCGACGCCGATATCTCTCCGGAAGAAAAGCAGCAGCTGACGCCCGTCGGCTATAGCATCGAAGGCGAGCACAGCGCGACTTGCGTGCTGGTGAACCAGGAGGTTCGCCATATCACGGTAAATGATCCCGACGTCGAGATCCTCCCGCTGAGTGATGCGCTCGCGCGCTACGACTGGGTACAGGATCTCATGTTCAACCTGATCGATCCTGCCGAGAACGAACACGTCGCCCAGGCTGCCGAAAGCCGCCACGCCCCGGTCGGTCACTTCATCCGTATCCGCAAGGGCGCCAAAGTACAGCTACCCGTGCAGGTCTTCACGCTGCTCGAAACGCCGCAGGGCCGGCAGTTCCATCACAACATCACGGTCGTCGAGGAAGGCGCCGAAGTGGAAATGATCTCGGGATCCGCGGTCCCGGCGTCGGTTCATGCCGGACACCATCTCTCGATCTCCGAGACCTACCTCCGGGAGGGCGCGACATGCCGCTCCGTATCCATCGAGCACTGGGGATCGGCGATGGAGGTCCATAGTTACGCACGCACGCACGTCGGCAAGGACGCGCGCATCATCGAAAACAACATCCAGGTGGCTCCGCTCAAGCATCATTTCTCGCAGAGCCGCACGGTCATCGAAGACGGCGGTGTCGCGAACGACCAGTCTGTTATCTTTGCGCCGGACGGCACCGAGCGCGTGATGGAGAGCGAGATACACCTCAAGGGCGTCGGCGCTCGCTCGGAGAGCATCACACGCATGGTGACAGGCGGCGGCACCATCTCCAATCGCACAACCCTCGTTGGCGAAGGGCGCAACACTCGGGGTTTCCTCGGCTGCAACGGACTGAAGCTCACCGACGATGGCGAGATTCTGTCGGTACCTGCGTTGCGAGCCCGCAATGCCCAGGCGCAATTGTCGCACGAGGCCTCCATCGGTATGATCGACCAGAGCAAGCTTTCCTACCTGATGGCGAGCGGCATGAGCGAGGACGCAGCCCGGGATCTCATCATTCAGGGGTTTCTCAATCTCGATGTACAGCAGCTTCCTGCGGCAATCCGAATCGAAGTCAGTCGAACGATCGCGGCCGCCAATTCAGGATCGATGTGA
- a CDS encoding response regulator — MNAHLPTLDATRPFIMLVEDDSAVRRSAQLLLHAKGYGVRSYASSKALLADPIALGAACLVTDYLMPEIDGLGVLRALRSHGWKGPAVLVSAYHSARLVELATREGFASVIEKPLREHRLADTVSRLVAESRGPSGGSGG; from the coding sequence ATGAACGCACATCTTCCAACTCTCGATGCTACCCGGCCATTCATTATGCTCGTCGAGGACGACTCGGCTGTCCGTCGTTCTGCTCAGCTCCTTCTTCACGCAAAAGGTTACGGTGTTCGATCCTATGCCTCGAGCAAGGCGCTGCTTGCCGATCCGATTGCCTTGGGAGCTGCATGCCTCGTCACCGACTATCTGATGCCGGAAATTGACGGGCTTGGCGTTCTGCGGGCGCTACGGAGTCATGGCTGGAAGGGACCGGCAGTGCTCGTTTCCGCCTATCATTCGGCTCGTCTGGTTGAACTGGCAACACGGGAAGGATTTGCCAGCGTCATCGAAAAGCCGCTGCGTGAGCATCGCCTCGCGGACACTGTTTCCCGGCTCGTTGCGGAAAGCAGGGGACCATCGGGCGGATCTGGGGGATAG
- a CDS encoding poly-beta-hydroxybutyrate polymerase N-terminal domain-containing protein, translated as MRFPCCICTSGSLWRSESRDGRWCPDARARPLDRIAESLHRTVVAAVARMKSGLAPTRLDKALPNWSHHFAFSPGKSLQLDGQAGGKYAPSLSISSAARTSGMLRRPLSPTRRIEAFSDSACARPSP; from the coding sequence GTGCGATTTCCCTGCTGCATCTGCACTAGCGGATCACTCTGGAGGAGCGAATCTCGAGATGGCCGCTGGTGCCCTGATGCACGTGCCCGCCCCCTGGATAGGATCGCAGAGTCTCTCCACCGCACAGTGGTGGCAGCAGTTGCCCGGATGAAATCAGGCCTTGCCCCTACGAGGCTCGACAAGGCGCTGCCCAATTGGAGCCACCACTTCGCATTCTCGCCCGGCAAGTCTCTTCAGCTCGACGGGCAAGCGGGCGGGAAATATGCTCCCTCTTTGAGCATATCATCCGCAGCGCGCACCAGCGGGATGCTGCGCCGGCCATTGAGCCCCACCCGCAGGATCGAGGCTTTTTCCGATTCGGCTTGCGCGCGCCCTTCCCCTTAA
- a CDS encoding response regulator transcription factor: MTDRRMIHIVDDEEAIRRSAGFMLKTSGYTVATYPSGTAFLREVRHVEPGCILLDVRMPDMDGLEVQKVLIERGVAMPVIILTGHGDISIAVRAMKAGAVEFIEKPFEKATLIEAISAGFERLDGLGRRAERGAEAALLIAGLTSREQDVLKGLADGLPNKTIAFDLGISPRTVEVHRANLMAKLNVKSLSEALRIAFAANLGDRNA, encoded by the coding sequence ATGACGGATAGACGGATGATCCACATAGTCGATGATGAGGAGGCGATCCGGCGCTCGGCGGGGTTCATGCTCAAGACGTCGGGATATACGGTCGCCACCTATCCGTCCGGCACCGCATTTCTGCGTGAGGTTCGCCATGTCGAGCCAGGCTGCATCCTCCTTGATGTCCGGATGCCGGACATGGACGGGCTCGAGGTGCAGAAGGTTTTGATCGAGCGCGGCGTCGCGATGCCGGTCATCATCCTCACCGGCCATGGCGACATTTCTATCGCTGTGCGTGCCATGAAGGCTGGAGCGGTCGAATTTATCGAGAAGCCGTTCGAAAAGGCGACGCTGATCGAGGCGATTTCCGCCGGCTTCGAGCGGCTCGACGGTTTGGGCAGGCGTGCTGAACGCGGTGCGGAAGCGGCCCTGCTGATTGCCGGGTTGACGAGCAGGGAGCAGGATGTGCTCAAAGGACTTGCCGATGGGCTGCCGAACAAGACGATCGCCTTCGACCTTGGCATATCGCCGCGGACAGTTGAGGTGCATCGGGCGAACCTCATGGCGAAGCTGAATGTGAAGAGCCTGTCCGAAGCACTGCGCATCGCCTTTGCGGCCAATCTTGGCGATAGAAACGCCTAG
- the ppsA gene encoding phosphoenolpyruvate synthase — protein MQNHTASAVRHPSDDSLLAHRGSPYIVWFEDARKSDVAKVGGKNASLGEMISALRHRGIRVPGGFATTANAYRALVEAHDIRSPLNACIETFRAGRSTLQETGEAIRRLFLDADLPEDVATAIRDAYRALSQRSGKKEVALAVRSSATAEDLADASFAGQQETFLNVVGERALLDACRRCYASLFTDRAIAYREAKGFDHLDVALSIGIQLMVRSDLAGAGVMFSIDTETGFPDVAVISAAWGLGETVVQGSVDPDEYVVFKPLALDGRCHPIIEKRLGEKARKLVYASGGSARTTVVETVPSERSRFVLDDEEILELTRWAIIIEEHYGQPMDMEWAKDGETGDLFIVQARPETVQSLRDMTTLRTYRLDHSATPILTGAAVGEAIASGEVCLIRDPRDIASFRDGAVLVAEMTDPDWVPVMKRAAGIITDHGGATSHAAIVSRELGVPAIVGTGTATQLLHEGQAVTLSCAEGDRGAVYDGVIPFQSEELNIGDLPHVRTDLMVNVASPSAAFRWWRLPSSGVGLARMEFIISNLIKVHPMALFHPEQVRDAAARRDIDALTKGFPDGKAYFIETLARGIARIAAAHHPKPVIVRLSDFKTNEYAHLIGGAAFEPSEENPMLGFRGASRYYDERYRDGFGLECRALKRAREHMGFKNIIAMVPFCRTPLEADRVLAEMSRHGFGRHDEGLQVYMMCEIPSNVILAEDFAARFDGFSIGSNDLTQLLLGVDRDSALLAPLFDERNEAVTRAIADVIQRAHACGIKVGICGQAPSDHPDFAAFLVEQGIDSISLNPDSFVSTLLHVADAEHAGSEGR, from the coding sequence ATGCAGAACCATACCGCCAGCGCAGTTCGCCACCCATCGGACGACTCCTTACTTGCTCACCGAGGCAGTCCCTACATCGTCTGGTTCGAAGATGCCCGCAAGTCGGACGTCGCCAAGGTCGGAGGCAAGAATGCTTCGCTTGGGGAGATGATCAGCGCACTTCGACATCGGGGTATCCGGGTTCCGGGTGGGTTTGCCACGACCGCGAATGCCTACAGGGCTTTGGTCGAGGCGCACGACATTCGATCGCCGCTCAATGCTTGTATCGAGACATTTCGGGCGGGGCGATCCACCTTGCAGGAGACCGGCGAAGCGATCCGCCGCCTGTTTCTCGATGCGGACCTGCCCGAAGACGTGGCAACCGCTATTCGCGATGCCTATCGCGCGCTGTCCCAGCGGTCCGGCAAGAAGGAAGTCGCGCTCGCGGTGCGGTCGAGCGCGACCGCGGAGGATCTGGCGGATGCAAGCTTTGCGGGGCAGCAGGAGACATTCCTGAACGTCGTGGGAGAACGAGCGCTGCTCGATGCCTGTCGGCGGTGCTACGCCTCGCTGTTTACCGATCGCGCGATCGCCTATCGCGAGGCAAAGGGCTTCGACCATCTTGATGTCGCGCTGTCGATCGGCATCCAGCTCATGGTGAGGTCCGATCTCGCCGGGGCGGGTGTGATGTTCTCGATCGATACCGAGACCGGCTTTCCCGATGTCGCCGTCATCAGTGCGGCGTGGGGCCTGGGGGAAACCGTGGTCCAGGGATCGGTCGATCCTGACGAATATGTCGTCTTCAAGCCTCTCGCTCTTGATGGCCGGTGCCATCCGATCATCGAAAAGCGCCTGGGCGAAAAGGCGCGCAAGCTCGTCTACGCATCAGGGGGCAGCGCGCGGACGACCGTCGTCGAAACCGTTCCGTCGGAACGATCGCGTTTCGTTCTGGACGACGAAGAAATCCTCGAACTGACGCGCTGGGCTATCATCATCGAAGAGCATTACGGCCAGCCGATGGACATGGAGTGGGCGAAGGACGGCGAAACGGGTGACCTGTTCATCGTTCAGGCCCGGCCGGAGACCGTGCAATCCCTGCGCGATATGACGACGCTGAGAACCTATCGGCTCGACCATTCCGCCACGCCGATTCTGACCGGGGCAGCGGTAGGGGAGGCGATCGCCAGCGGCGAGGTGTGCCTCATCCGCGACCCCAGGGACATTGCCAGCTTCCGCGATGGAGCTGTTCTCGTCGCTGAAATGACCGATCCCGACTGGGTGCCGGTAATGAAGCGTGCTGCCGGCATCATCACCGATCATGGTGGTGCCACAAGCCATGCCGCCATCGTCAGCCGCGAACTCGGCGTCCCCGCTATTGTGGGAACAGGCACGGCCACCCAGTTGCTGCACGAAGGGCAGGCGGTAACGCTCTCCTGTGCAGAAGGGGATCGGGGGGCAGTTTATGATGGTGTAATTCCGTTCCAGAGTGAGGAACTGAACATCGGTGACCTTCCCCATGTCCGGACCGACTTGATGGTAAATGTCGCCAGTCCTTCGGCGGCGTTCCGCTGGTGGCGGTTGCCCAGCAGCGGCGTCGGTCTTGCCCGCATGGAGTTCATCATCAGCAACCTGATCAAGGTCCATCCGATGGCGCTTTTCCATCCCGAGCAGGTCAGGGATGCCGCGGCACGCAGGGACATCGACGCCCTGACGAAAGGCTTCCCTGATGGAAAGGCCTATTTCATCGAGACACTGGCGCGCGGGATCGCGCGGATCGCGGCGGCCCATCATCCCAAGCCGGTCATCGTTCGGCTGAGCGATTTCAAAACCAATGAATATGCGCATCTGATCGGGGGAGCCGCATTCGAGCCGTCCGAAGAGAATCCGATGCTCGGCTTCCGGGGCGCGTCGCGTTATTATGACGAACGGTATCGCGACGGCTTCGGGCTTGAATGCCGGGCGCTCAAGCGGGCCCGAGAGCATATGGGCTTTAAGAACATCATCGCGATGGTACCGTTCTGCCGGACTCCGCTCGAGGCCGATAGGGTGCTTGCTGAAATGTCGCGGCACGGCTTCGGGCGGCACGATGAAGGACTGCAGGTCTACATGATGTGCGAGATTCCCTCGAACGTGATCCTAGCGGAGGACTTCGCGGCGCGTTTCGACGGCTTCTCCATCGGGTCAAATGACCTGACCCAGTTGCTGCTCGGCGTGGACCGGGATTCAGCTCTCCTTGCGCCTCTTTTTGATGAGCGCAATGAGGCGGTGACCCGCGCGATTGCCGATGTCATCCAGCGTGCCCATGCCTGCGGCATCAAGGTTGGAATTTGTGGTCAGGCGCCGAGCGATCACCCCGATTTCGCGGCCTTTCTGGTCGAGCAGGGGATCGATTCGATTTCGCTCAACCCGGACAGTTTCGTGTCGACGCTGCTGCATGTAGCCGACGCGGAACACGCCGGGTCCGAAGGGCGATAA
- a CDS encoding 1-phosphofructokinase family hexose kinase — protein MTNIVTVTLNPAIDGACAAQEVRHTHKIRTTNERYDAGGGGINVGRVIQRLGGDVLAVYLAGGATGTVLNGLVDQYALPRLCIDIEDHTRISLAVHEASTGREYRFVPEGPLIAQTEWQACLKALEAQVYDWLVLSGSLPRGVPEDFYVQAGEIARRRNARVILDTSGPALATTLAAGGIFLVKPSLGEFEQLIGERLRDPDSLAAAALSFTAKGDTVHLTVTMGHEGALLANADGIFRLPAIAVTAQSAVGAGDSFVGAMTHALATGRSTHDAFRYGLAAGTAAVMTPGNDLCHRDDVERLFAQLTE, from the coding sequence ATGACGAACATTGTGACAGTGACCCTCAACCCCGCCATCGACGGCGCATGTGCGGCGCAGGAAGTGCGGCATACCCATAAGATTCGGACCACCAATGAACGCTATGATGCAGGCGGTGGCGGGATCAACGTCGGCCGGGTCATACAAAGATTGGGCGGAGACGTGCTTGCCGTCTATCTTGCCGGCGGGGCGACGGGAACGGTGCTAAACGGTCTCGTCGACCAATACGCGCTCCCGCGGCTGTGCATCGATATCGAAGATCACACGCGGATCAGTCTCGCGGTTCATGAGGCCAGTACGGGTCGGGAATATCGCTTCGTGCCGGAGGGGCCGCTCATTGCCCAAACCGAATGGCAGGCGTGTCTGAAGGCTCTGGAGGCTCAGGTCTACGATTGGCTCGTGCTGAGCGGCTCGCTGCCACGAGGCGTTCCGGAAGACTTCTATGTGCAGGCCGGCGAGATCGCGAGGCGGCGCAACGCACGCGTGATCCTCGACACATCGGGACCGGCGCTCGCGACCACTCTGGCGGCCGGCGGAATTTTCCTCGTGAAGCCGAGTCTGGGAGAATTCGAGCAGCTGATTGGCGAACGTCTGCGTGATCCCGACAGCCTGGCGGCTGCCGCCCTGTCCTTCACTGCCAAGGGAGACACAGTCCATCTCACCGTGACAATGGGCCACGAAGGCGCCCTGCTTGCGAACGCGGATGGGATATTTCGCCTCCCGGCGATCGCCGTCACGGCGCAAAGCGCGGTTGGTGCAGGCGACAGTTTCGTCGGTGCGATGACCCATGCTCTGGCCACCGGGAGAAGCACGCACGACGCCTTCAGGTACGGGTTGGCTGCAGGAACAGCGGCAGTGATGACGCCGGGCAATGATCTGTGCCACCGCGATGATGTGGAACGGCTATTTGCCCAGTTGACGGAGTAG
- a CDS encoding MBL fold metallo-hydrolase, translating into MNTEESVSLTFHGAGRTVTGSCMEVAHGKRRLLIDCGLFQGSRSLEGLNHRAFAFRPSEIDAVIVTHAHMDHCGLLPKLVASGYAGKVWCTAPTRDLLAFMLPDAGRIQENDTARRNRRQDRAGEEPFEPIFTEHDGTQAARHACAVPLETWFEPVPGIRARLWNAGHILGSASVELVVGGQRLLFSGDLGPEHKAFHPDPAAPSGFDHIVCESTYGDQTRKQYTIRQRRTLLQGEIREAIAAGGNLVIPVFALERTQELLLDIASLINAGRLPRVPVYIDSPLAGRATEVFGRHADALEDMGKGRIFDHPAFHYVETSTDSIALNAASGAIILAASGMCEGGRIRHHLWHNLARADSTILFVGFQAAGTLGRTILDGAKRVRMSGRTIVVQARIRQIESYTGHADRDGLIGWIEDRHPITGSLFLTHGEARTIELLGAELAARGAARAVMSPAIGDCYHLARAGAATLIDGTHDEANEAIGLDWRNMCAGLLANLKEELKALPTNAARSAALRGMMDALARPAD; encoded by the coding sequence ATGAACACGGAAGAGTCTGTTTCGCTCACATTTCATGGCGCTGGGCGCACAGTGACCGGTTCGTGTATGGAAGTCGCTCATGGTAAGCGTCGCCTTCTGATCGACTGTGGGTTGTTTCAGGGTTCACGTAGCCTGGAAGGGCTGAACCATCGTGCGTTTGCGTTCAGGCCGAGCGAAATCGACGCCGTGATCGTGACGCATGCTCACATGGACCACTGTGGGTTACTGCCCAAACTCGTTGCGTCGGGTTACGCCGGCAAGGTCTGGTGTACTGCGCCGACACGTGATTTGCTCGCGTTCATGCTGCCCGATGCGGGCAGGATCCAGGAGAACGATACGGCGCGGCGTAATCGGCGGCAGGATCGCGCTGGCGAGGAGCCGTTCGAACCCATCTTTACGGAGCACGACGGGACACAGGCGGCACGCCACGCTTGTGCGGTGCCACTGGAGACCTGGTTCGAGCCGGTGCCGGGCATTCGGGCTCGCCTATGGAATGCAGGACATATCCTCGGTTCTGCTTCGGTCGAACTGGTTGTCGGCGGACAGCGTTTGCTATTCTCGGGGGATCTTGGCCCCGAGCACAAGGCGTTCCATCCAGATCCGGCCGCTCCCTCTGGCTTCGACCATATTGTTTGCGAGAGCACCTATGGCGACCAGACGCGGAAGCAATACACCATCCGCCAACGCCGTACCTTGCTCCAAGGGGAGATCAGGGAGGCCATCGCGGCGGGCGGGAACCTCGTCATTCCGGTATTCGCGCTCGAGCGAACGCAGGAGTTGCTCCTCGATATTGCCAGCCTGATCAACGCGGGCAGGCTGCCTCGCGTACCGGTTTACATCGATTCGCCCTTGGCTGGGCGAGCGACAGAGGTGTTCGGACGCCATGCTGACGCGCTCGAAGACATGGGGAAGGGCAGGATCTTCGATCATCCTGCGTTTCACTATGTCGAAACTTCGACGGATTCGATCGCGCTCAACGCTGCGTCGGGGGCGATTATCCTGGCTGCGTCCGGGATGTGCGAGGGTGGCCGCATCCGGCATCACCTCTGGCATAATCTGGCGCGTGCGGACTCGACGATTCTCTTCGTAGGATTTCAGGCCGCCGGAACGCTGGGACGCACCATCCTCGATGGTGCAAAGCGCGTGCGCATGTCGGGCCGCACGATCGTCGTCCAGGCCCGGATCCGGCAGATCGAAAGCTACACCGGGCACGCTGATCGCGATGGCCTTATCGGATGGATTGAGGACCGGCATCCTATCACGGGAAGCCTTTTTCTCACACATGGCGAAGCCCGAACCATCGAATTGCTGGGCGCCGAACTGGCTGCGCGCGGTGCGGCAAGAGCGGTCATGTCCCCTGCCATTGGCGATTGCTACCATCTTGCTCGCGCTGGCGCGGCTACCCTCATCGATGGAACCCATGACGAAGCCAACGAGGCAATCGGCCTAGACTGGCGAAACATGTGCGCGGGTCTCCTCGCCAATCTCAAGGAGGAACTCAAAGCGCTTCCGACGAACGCCGCGCGATCAGCCGCGCTGCGCGGCATGATGGACGCCCTGGCTCGACCGGCGGACTGA
- a CDS encoding PilZ domain-containing protein, whose translation MSPEKHLWHHSNATTSRDFRRNVPIATSFAAQVIVDDRRLSVIIGDISSVGVLVKGDAPLALGAKVRLRAIGRDEVARVMWVHDGLFSISFTHPVSPLAIARDNTSFFRDMHTWSGDTILASQPWENWSIVP comes from the coding sequence ATGAGTCCGGAAAAGCACTTATGGCATCATTCGAACGCTACAACCTCCCGCGATTTTCGCCGGAACGTGCCCATTGCCACATCCTTTGCCGCGCAGGTCATCGTCGATGATCGCCGGTTGAGCGTGATTATCGGGGACATTTCCAGCGTCGGGGTGCTGGTCAAGGGAGACGCGCCGCTTGCCCTTGGTGCGAAGGTCCGCCTTCGCGCCATCGGACGCGACGAGGTAGCGCGCGTGATGTGGGTTCATGACGGTCTGTTCAGCATTTCCTTTACACATCCGGTCAGTCCTCTCGCGATTGCCCGCGACAACACCTCCTTCTTCCGCGACATGCATACATGGTCGGGCGATACCATTTTGGCGTCCCAGCCATGGGAGAATTGGTCGATTGTCCCCTGA